In Saccharomyces eubayanus strain FM1318 chromosome XIII, whole genome shotgun sequence, one DNA window encodes the following:
- a CDS encoding putative methyltransferase produces MAIPERFMTNDKGTFGEYTASSRWPIILQNAIDDLTTQQELEKSNTTKFQQAESIKTGLRQFRQDVIDRVRLRPFTEEEIKLANVPLSFNEYLKEHSEANWGDVEWLFSEVYLYRRVNVLFQRESEWAEFDIFNRLKQSTFESSFHGVVELALRYQNLLPQLKNIGQNSEDNDEDLLKVLFKEFIEISLWGNATDLSLLTNATLEEIKSIQGAKARAESESKIVVNDTDKAWGVLTNAKANANGKPIRVDFVLDNSGFELYADLMLAAFLLESGLATKCIFHAKDIPYMVSDVMLKDFDILVQDLRDREFFPSGQPSTKESKALDFFAKEMGKFISSGELEFREDSFWTTELDYWNLDTKETKYHGSVLHKDLLNSNLVIFKGDLNYRKLTGDRKWPRTTKWETAIGPLATNGITSLSLRTCKADVQVGLPEGLDAKLSQEWEKENPGRGSWWCCSGKWAVICFCSGKSDGN; encoded by the coding sequence ATGGCTATCCCTGAAAGGTTCATGACCAATGACAAGGGCACCTTTGGTGAATACACAGCCAGTTCCCGTTGGCCCATTATTCTACAAAATGCTATAGACGATTTGACTACGCAacaagaattggaaaagagTAACACCACCAAGTTTCAACAAGCTGAGTCTATCAAAACTGGGTTGAGGCAGTTCCGCCAAGATGTCATTGACCGTGTTCGTTTGAGACCGTTCACTGAAGAAGAGATCAAGTTGGCAAACGTCCCGCTTTCGTTCAACGAATACTTAAAAGAACACTCCGAAGCCAATTGGGGTGACGTCGAATGGTTATTCTCCGAAGTTTACTTGTACAGAAGAGTTAATGTTCTTTTCCAACGTGAATCTGAATGGGCTGagtttgatatttttaacAGACTGAAGCAATCTACTTTTGAATCTTCATTCCATGGCGTTGTGGAGTTGGCTTTAAGGTACCAAAATCTGTTGCcccaattgaaaaacattGGGCAGAACTCGGAAGACAACGACGAGGATTTATTGAAAgtccttttcaaagaatttatagaaatttctttatgGGGAAATGCCACTGATTTATCTTTGTTGACCAATGCCACTTTAGAGGAGATTAAATCTATCCAAGGGGCCAAAGCAAGAGCAGAATCTGAGTCTAAAATTGTTGTGAATGACACCGACAAGGCATGGGGCGTATTAACTAACGCCAAGGCCAATGCTAATGGCAAACCAATTCgtgttgattttgttctAGACAATTCTGGTTTTGAACTATACGCTGATTTAATGCTAGCAGCTTTCCTGTTAGAAAGTGGACTAGCCACCAAATGTATCTTCCATGCCAAGGATATCCCATATATGGTTAGCGACGTTATGTTAAAGGATTTCGACATCTTAGTCCAAGACCTGAGAGACCGTGAATTTTTCCCAAGTGGCCAACCGTCAACAAAGGAATCCAAGGCCCTTGATTTCTTTGCCAAGGAAATGGGCAAGTTCATTTCGAGTGGCGAGCTAGAATTTCGTGAAGATTCTTTCTGGACCACGGAACTAGACTATTGGAATTTGGatacaaaagaaaccaagTACCATGGTTCTGTTTTACATAAAGATTTACTAAATTCTAACCTGGTTATCTTCAAAGGTGACCTAAACTATAGAAAATTGACAGGAGATAGAAAATGGCCCCGTACCACTAAATGGGAGACCGCAATCGGTCCCCTTGCTACCAACGGTATCACGTCTTTGAGTTTAAGAACCTGTAAAGCCGACGTACAGGTCGGTTTGCCTGAAGGTCTCGATGCTAAATTGAGTCAAGAAtgggaaaaggaaaatccaGGTCGTGGTTCTTGGTGGTGTTGTAGCGGTAAATGGGCAGttatttgtttctgttcTGGTAAGTCAGACGGAAACTAA
- the TAP42 gene encoding Tap42p, translating to MASITERYNDIVDIYSTKLEHSSLRQDSQEYQNLLLSTIKKLLDLKTAVYDRLALFSANETIEDVSTTSIKFLAIDYYLGLLISRRQSNDSIMAQRQSMKLLYLNKSVESFVKFLTTLQDYKLLDPLISKRLENFKVHYKPQLNELYAQPKNDKDLSGAQLKRQEKIELFQRNKEIGAKLYHLESQLKGDDEDLDHDELLRELYLVRLHQFSLNTFNNIEQNLFECEVLSNFLKNAPRQTESPGIQEQKELHRNDSTGFTDKLETINKPLIDKKGQVLRNFTLVDKRQQLQQEVRGYGQYGPTMSVEEFLDKEFEDGRVLQGGEEPEEVRDEEDMDWQDKETYKARDWDEFKESHAKGSGNTMNRG from the coding sequence ATGGCTTCAATAACAGAACGGTATAACGATATTGTTGACATATACTCTACTAAATTAGAACATTCATCCTTGAGGCAAGATTCGCAAGAATATCAGAATTTACTACTTTCCACaatcaagaaattattAGACTTGAAAACAGCAGTTTATGATAGGCTCGCGTTATTCAGTGCCAATGAAACCATAGAGGATGTTTCTACGACTTCAATCAAGTTTCTAGCAATTGATTACTATTTGGGGCTCTTAATATCGAGAAGACAATCTAATGATTCAATTATGGCTCAAAGGCAAAGTATGAAGTTACtttatttaaataaaagTGTTGAATCTTTTGTCAAATTTTTAACTACTTTACAAGATTATAAGCTTCTGGATCCTTTGATTAGTAAAAGATTAGAAAATTTTAAGGTCCATTATAAACCACAACTAAACGAGTTATATGCACAACCTAAGAACGACAAAGATTTATCTGGAGCACAATTGAAAAGgcaggaaaaaattgagtTATTTCAACgcaataaagaaattggtgCAAAGTTATACCATTTAGAATCACAACTAAAAggcgatgatgaagacCTTGATCATGATGAATTACTAAGAGAACTATATCTAGTAAGGCTACACCAATTTAGTCTGAACACATTCAATAACATTGAGCAAAATTTATTTGAATGTGAAGTGCTATCCAATTTCCTCAAAAACGCACCACGTCAAACTGAGTCACCAGGGATTCAAGAGCAGAAGGAATTACATCGTAATGATTCTACGGGCTTCACCGACAAACTGGAGACCATAAACAAGCCTTTGATAGACAAGAAGGGCCAAGTTTTAAGGAACTTCACGCTTGTTGACAAGAGACAACAGCTTCAACAAGAAGTGCGTGGGTACGGGCAGTATGGACCCACAATGTCAGTggaagaatttttggatAAAGAGTTTGAAGACGGTAGAGTTCTTCAAGGTGGCGAAGAACCGGAAGAAGTCcgtgatgaagaagacatggACTGGCAAGATAAGGAAACCTATAAAGCTCGTGACTGGGATGAGTTTAAGGAAAGCCATGCTAAAGGTAGTGGTAATACAATGAACAGAGGATAG
- the FAR8 gene encoding Far8p, with product MAVNQTHVHPHYTLPGVMHYLQTEFTKNERDRITWELERSEMKARIAKLEGENRDLKYQLNNVQSKAAFVKDEGEKRSVSDSLLKSKLAVQENVKEIIYLLKSPNVVNQLDSLHSKDSDSHLHDLERLNINSCKEGSFNTNGMDLLNSALSDTKPKQEISTGSSSTKVESLFAVAKKHEDKGAVSKIQSDLPRIDIISSYGDHMALYDADTKSLEIHKVDASLGSKSVKGMVMEQCGDIVKIFWVSPLKFLAIDKSFHLKLFSVSNASLVSDLDLMQGLDEPLSFGDVINIDFKSKFLLIAANSKPHVHIWELNNIDAIGDVPIDIKETYVIRHDDDDDEDGDGDTTNILDCILGITEKSLILLSSNPYQLVIYNFEGVLLQKIDLKIDAILSCKPIGERCHLFLNEKTSKLLIQLNNETLLVYSFDQKKIISKEKLAPASTLPIQIDLNDSIITISYGNGDFGFKNLENLEPLIDEVFIANINLTEKEENVIFSSNLIVSSTPVLIARNKNNEILLHKIKI from the coding sequence ATGGCTGTTAACCAGACGCATGTTCATCCACATTACACGTTGCCTGGTGTAATGCATTATTTGCAAACAGAGTTcaccaaaaatgaaagagatAGAATCACATGGGAACTGGAAAGGTCGGAAATGAAGGCAAGGATTGCCAAGTTGGAGGGCGAGAACAGAGATTTGAAGTACCAATTGAACAACGTGCAGTCGAAAGCTGCTTTTGTTAAGGACGAAGGCGAAAAAAGATCTGTGTCTGATTCGCTGTTGAAATCCAAGTTGGCTGTTCAAGAAAACGTCAAGGAGATTATCTATTTGCTGAAGAGCCCCAATGTGGTCAATCAGCTGGATTCATTGCATAGCAAAGACTCTGATTCCCATTTGCACGATTTGGAGAGGCTGAACATAAATAGCTGCAAGGAGGGCAGTTTCAACACAAATGGAATGGACCTTTTGAATAGTGCTCTCTCTGATACCAAACCTAAACAGGAAATTTCAACCGGATCATCCTCTACTAAAGTAGAATCTCTGTTTGCTGTTGCCAAAAAGCATGAAGATAAAGGTGCAGTATCTAAAATTCAATCCGATTTGCCGAGAATTGATATCATCAGCTCTTACGGTGATCATATGGCTCTTTACGATGCAGATACCAAATCGTTGGAAATCCACAAAGTGGATGCCAGCTTGGGTTCCAAGTCTGTAAAGGGAATGGTTATGGAGCAATGTGGTGATATtgtgaaaattttctgGGTTTCACCCTTAAAATTTCTTGCCATCGATAAGAGTTTTCACTTGAAATTATTTTCAGTTTCTAATGCATCTTTGGTTTCGGATTTGGATCTGATGCAAGGTTTAGACGAACCTCTTTCATTTGGCGACGTCATCAATATAGATTTTAAGAgtaaatttttattgataGCCGCTAACAGCAAACCACATGTTCATATTTGGGAACTAAACAATATAGACGCTATTGGCGACGTCCCAATTGACATAAAGGAAACATACGTCATAAGAcatgatgatgatgatgacgaagacggTGACGGAGACACTACTAATATTTTGGATTGCATATTGGGCATAACagaaaaatctttaatcttGCTGTCTTCGAATCCATATCAACTGGTCATATACAATTTCGAAGGTGTACTGctacaaaaaattgatttgaagattgaTGCGATATTATCGTGTAAGCCGATTGGGGAAAGGTGtcatttgtttttgaatgagAAAACTTCTAAACTATTGATCCAATTAAACAATGAAACATTGTTGGTTTACTCttttgatcaaaaaaaaatcatatcaaaagaaaaattggcTCCAGCCTCAACATTGCCAATACAGATCGACCTGAACGACAGCATAATCACCATATCCTATGGTAATGGAGACTTCGGATTtaaaaatttagaaaacCTGGAACCGTTGATTGATGAAGTTTTCATAGCGAATATCAACTTGacagagaaagaagaaaatgtaatATTCTCTTCAAATCTAATAGTGAGTTCTACTCCGGTGCTAATTGCCAGGAATAAAAATAACGAAATCCTCTTacacaaaataaaaatctaG
- the RSF1 gene encoding Rsf1p codes for MNDFNPEMGKFTTTEDLPQDNRSMEDIETLPNLPCSRSGTPNKGKDLAPNKMETPRILNMSMVPDYLQKENLSPELSSATVSAGSSPVNVAHKEYLPIGIAGSSNIKGSKYEIQLQQQQMVDFAENDIRSPSSSIASFKLDIMKTLELPIPKRRDIKGNHLSKLLFAKSPLTINTYCQFYDPNTKSICNQEMIWKDKNSREKHGSRKYQRHLSKIHNAELTTENFTQLFDHNSPLFQKYYNYQSMLMNDLLAEPETKPKEKKRKQTEDSTRNDSDTGQNPNYYQEQQHNILELQSKIAMNDLIELLIDLNIPFSVLDYPPVRDWLNKYSIITTDSLPDEEFFKTDSSVHEFEQNSDGTTNGGNYNNNSNPNNHDHNQYTH; via the coding sequence ATGAACGACTTTAACCCAGAAATGGGGAAATTCACCACCACTGAAGACCTGCCCCAGGACAATAGGAGTATGGAAGATATAGAAACGTTGCCTAATTTGCCCTGCAGCCGTAGTGGTACTCCGAATAAGGGGAAAGATCTGGCGCCCAACAAGATGGAAACTCCAAGAATACTCAATATGAGCATGGTACCAGATTACTTGCAAAAAGAGAATCTCTCCCCAGAACTTTCGTCTGCCACTGTGTCTGCAGGGTCATCGCCTGTAAACGTTGCCCATAAGGAGTACCTTCCAATAGGAATCGCTGGATCGAGTAACATAAAGGGCTCCAAGTATGAGATCCAGTTgcagcaacagcaaatGGTTGACTTCGCTGAAAATGATATACGTTCACCGTCTTCTAGTATAGCGAGCTTTAAATTAGATATCATGAAAACACTAGAGCTTCCCATTCCCAAGAGAAGAGATATCAAGGGGAACCATCTATCCAAATTACTGTTTGCCAAATCTCCCCTAACAATTAACACATATTGCCAATTTTATGACCCCAACACGAAGTCCATATGCAACCAAGAaatgatttggaaagatAAGAATAGTAGAGAGAAACATGGTTCAAGGAAGTATCAGAGGCATTTGAGCAAAATCCATAACGCCGAACTGACAACAGAAAACTTCACTCAGCTTTTTGACCATAATTCTCCACTATTCCAAAAATACTATAATTACCAGTCCATGCTGATGAATGATCTACTCGCTGAACCTGAGACAAAGCCcaaggagaaaaaaagaaagcaaacaGAGGATAGCACAAGAAATGATTCAGACACCGGGCAGAATCCCAACTACTACCAAGAGCAACAGCATAACATCCTGGAACTTCAGTCGAAAATAGCCATGAACGACTTGATAGAACTTCTCATTGATCTGAACATTCCGTTCTCTGTATTAGATTACCCACCAGTGCGAGATTGGCTTAATAAGTATTCAATAATTACAACAGACTCTCTACCAGACGAGGAATTCTTTAAAACAGACTCAAGCGTGCACGAATTCGAACAGAACAGCGACGGAACCACTAACGGTGGTAAttacaacaataacagcaaTCCCAATAATCATGACCATAACCAATACACTCACTAA
- the EIS1 gene encoding Eis1p, which translates to MSLISAVEERDIPVIGKTLSGSGSRTSSITSSKKTLKHASKTQRKPRVYQTTGEPLSREALYKAKLKYGVYQSPAQSYSIGVKDAHAASDKAANLANDNQTTVEAYKRMFIDPDATKAASRVGANATRRDSVTSTTSKASKESQVKRRAKESSGAAASKAYSMTAESLSSGSQNGKSYSITSASSALSGANSIQTNNSTNGNFVNYKQKPMNLGKVMKGAEKKAESRIKERWEPEKGNFHYGIKTDEHGRLNQFSFSNDMMSNIMSKVDAPRAQDLQKTKSAQADRDACSKRYALNAANAVKDMHPGQDIDKSIALKAQKRDTYLNQLTSQQVLVMARSNVDRQLEIIEKSNMHKNLFTNTDYNKAAVAVAQSNYQKKTEFHNKINMGGGLFLSPEDITKIASGLISPVLGEVSKRAEAQRAMDEEIAERTESYKNSLSKWEAMERSMNFNDTKVLTNTANRHQTEKKTTEEKVKASYDTLVARMDAKVTEKETLLDDTKTKEIDFKKQMQEELKDEKARLDQDLEEWGKDCEQDISNARKEQEELLKPYHEDLENAETEHNTLLEERDAINAEISRLQGAIVDHKTKISNYESDLDAQNNRNVREDDKLVELGQTKESLESHLNDNVIIIANKAKEQAELSTKEARLKQLEVDSLINERKSELNTTEIELKKEKLNLLEAMKDVASARGDDNIDEEKVKSLIGMTSEEYLAQNKPVKKNVEILPTQLEEEEEGIENNETGSKSLTADEGPVKNIAEPSIAAGSEAQTDSEKKSPVKDELANDGQAAKATKKTSTLKKAGDKKSAEVGRDGLEHTFSGFSQGSSIEEEDHDVIGNEKEK; encoded by the coding sequence ATGTCTTTAATTTCCGCTGTGGAAGAAAGAGACATACCTGTTATAGGCAAGACCCTGTCTGGTTCAGGGAGTAGGACTTCGTCGATAACTTCGTCGAAGAAGACCCTAAAGCATGCTTCCAAGACTCAAAGGAAACCGCGAGTGTATCAGACGACTGGCGAACCATTGAGCAGAGAGGCTCTGTACAAGGCGAAACTGAAATACGGAGTTTACCAATCCCCGGCGCAAAGTTACTCAATTGGAGTCAAAGATGCTCATGCTGCCTCCGATAAAGCTGCCAACTTAGCCAACGATAATCAAACTACTGTGGAGGCATACAAACGTATGTTTATTGACCCTGATGCTACTAAAGCTGCATCCAGAGTCGGAGCCAATGCCACTCGTAGGGATTCTGTCACTTCTACCACCTCCAAAGCCTCAAAGGAATCGCAGGTTAAGAGGAGAGCCAAAGAATCATCAGGGGCTGCTGCATCGAAAGCTTATTCGATGACAGCGGAGTCCCTTAGCTCAGGTTCCCAAAACGGCAAGTCTTATTCTATAACCTCGGCCAGTTCTGCCTTAAGTGGTGCTAATAGCATCCAAACTAATAACTCGACTAACGGTAATTTCGTTAACTACAAGCAAAAACCTATGAATTTGGGAAAGGTCATGAAGGgtgctgaaaagaaggctGAGTCTCGCATCAAAGAAAGGTGGGAACCTGAAAAGGGAAACTTTCATTACGGTATCAAGACCGATGAGCATGGTAGACTCAACCAGTTCAGTTTTTCTAATGACATGATGAGCAATATCATGTCTAAAGTGGATGCTCCGAGAGCACaagatcttcaaaagacaaagagcGCCCAAGCTGATCGAGATGCCTGCTCGAAGAGGTATGCTTTAAATGCCGCTAATGCTGTCAAGGACATGCATCCCGGCCAAGATATCGATAAAAGTATCGCTCTAAAGGCCCAAAAGAGAGATACCTACTTGAATCAATTAACGTCTCAACAAGTGTTGGTTATGGCAAGATCCAACGTGGACAGACAGTTggaaattattgaaaagagcaaTATGCACAAAAATCTATTCACTAACACAGACTATAACAAAGCCGCTGTTGCCGTTGCCCAATCCAAttaccaaaagaaaacggaGTTCCATAACAAGATTAACATGGGCGGTGGTTTATTCTTATCACCAGAAGACATCACTAAGATCGCCTCTGGGCTAATTTCTCCAGTACTTGGCGAGGTCAGTAAGAGAGCCGAAGCACAACGTGCTATGGACGAAGAAATCGCTGAAAGAACCGAGTCTTATAAAAACTCCTTGAGTAAATGGGAAGCCATGGAACGTTCCATGAATTTCAATGATACTAAGGTACTAACAAACACAGCAAATAGGCATCAAACTGAGAAGAAAACCACCgaagaaaaagtcaaaGCCAGCTACGATACTCTAGTGGCTAGAATGGATGCGAAAGTcactgaaaaagaaactctaCTTGACGATACCAAgaccaaagaaattgattttAAGAAGCAAATGCAAGAAGAGTTAAAGGATGAAAAAGCCCGCCTGGATCAAGATTTAGAGGAATGGGGTAAAGACTGTGAACAAGATATCAGTAATGCACGTAAAGAACAAGAGGAACTGTTGAAGCCATACCAcgaagatttggaaaacgcGGAAACAGAACATAATACTTTGCTTGAAGAACGTGATGCTATTAACGCAGAAATTTCCAGACTACAAGGTGCTATTGTCGATCATAAAACGAAGATTTCGAACTATGAAAGTGACCTTGACGCCCAAAATAACAGAAACGTTAGAGAAGATGATAAATTGGTGGAGTTAGGTCAAACTAAGGAATCACTAGAATCTCATTTGAATGATAatgttatcattattgcTAACAAGGCTAAAGAACAAGCCGAATTATCAACCAAAGAGGCTCGCTTGAAGCAGTTGGAAGTAGACTCATTGATCAATGAACGTAAGAGCGAATTGAATACAACTGAAATTGAGctcaaaaaggaaaaactaAATTTATTGGAGGCTATGAAAGACGTCGCTTCTGCACGCGGTGACGATAATATTGACGAAGAAAAGGTTAAGAGTTTGATTGGTATGACTTCTGAAGAATATTTGGCACAAAACAAACCTGTCAAGAAAAACGTTGAAATTTTGCCAACCCAActcgaagaagaagaagaaggaatagaaaacaatgaaactGGAAGCAAAAGCTTAACTGCTGACGAAGGCCCAGTAAAGAATATCGCAGAGCCATCTATTGCAGCCGGTTCTGAGGCTCAAACAGACTCCGAAAAGAAATCCCCAGTTAAGGATGAACTAGCCAACGATGGTCAAGCAGCCAAGGCTACTAAGAAGACCTCCACTTTAAAGAAGGCAGGAGATAAGAAATCCGCGGAAGTTGGCCGTGATGGATTGGAACATACATTCAGTGGGTTTTCACAAGGTTCGTCGATCGAAGAAGAGGACCATGATGTAATTggtaatgaaaaagaaaagtag
- the HOF1 gene encoding formin-binding protein HOF1: protein MNYSYEGCFWDPNENGVNIVLSHIAQGIKSCDSMIHFFKQRSELEKDYARRLGAITGKLDKDMGTNLEYGKLNDAFSVVLNAEKSRAQSHSKQSEVLFRQIYTDTKAFAANLQARYTTLSGKIERLRMDKFSKKKGCEVLQKKLQDAQIRARDLQLNENNMIGAKRAEHNKRELLKWESNSQEYKIQLDVLKQEFKASQKFWIHEWAQLSCELQEMENARISFLQSKLQQFATSSMETCILEQTKMDMLTTHLNSFTAADDISTFSKENGTGRLKHKNSKDDMASSANWAQMSNLSTTSKKGESYMDNIRKLSSQLKETENKRKLASISKPLPSPEVTMARQFRNSTPVIRSESKAVADPTLFLQSSPIRIQSTVEEPTRRSEPVISTAVDHTEQLKRDDNTRPSGDDCPKAHQRDRSITSPSESSSSNPTDFSHIKKRQSMESMTTSVSSMANSIDDSQRFAKSWNSTNRKRKSMSHLQVPTYTSRSDSEERTSSFENNRDGPDYNITRDASASTILFKPPVSQRGMSKGHTHRKSMILQGSSNPIEDALYEMERIQSSSKPGGKTGNVMTERGMVRDNGITVTLPIVTSEGFPVIEYAKAMYPLVGNEAPGLANFHKGDYILITEIVNKDWFKGEVYNNDRIERDHRVGLIPYNFIQLLHQGP, encoded by the coding sequence ATGAACTATAGTTATGAAGGCTGCTTTTGGGACCCGAACGAGAATGGGGTGAACATTGTTCTGAGCCACATCGCCCAAGGAATCAAGTCGTGTGATTCGATGATacactttttcaaacagcGTAGTGAGCTGGAGAAGGATTATGCAAGACGGTTGGGAGCCATCACTGGGAAACTAGACAAGGACATGGGAACGAACCTGGAGTATGGGAAGCTGAACGATGCGTTCAGTGTGGTGCTCAATGCTGAGAAGTCTAGGGCCCAATCGCATTCCAAGCAAAGTGAAGTTCTTTTCAGGCAGATTTACACGGACACGAAGGCATTCGCTGCTAACCTGCAAGCAAGGTACACTACTCTAAGTGGTAAGATCGAAAGATTACGGATGGACAAGTTtagcaaaaagaaaggctGTGAAGTGCTGCAGAAGAAGTTACAGGATGCCCAGATCAGGGCCAGAGACTTACAattgaatgaaaacaacatgATTGGGGCCAAGAGGGCCGAACACAACAAGAGAGAACTGTTGAAATGGGAGTCGAATTCCCAAGAATACAAGATCCAACTGGATGTCCTGAAACAGGAATTCAAGGCTTCGCAAAAATTTTGGATACACGAGTGGGCACAACTATCTTGCGAACTACAAGAGATGGAGAATGCCAGAATCTCCTTCTTGCAATCGAAATTACAACAGTTCGCCACTTCATCCATGGAAACGTGCATTTTAGAACAAACAAAGATGGACATGTTAACCACACACCTGAATTCATTTACAGCTGCAGACGATATATCAACGTTCTCGAAAGAAAATGGGACCGGTAGATTGAAACATAAAAACTCCAAGGACGATATGGCTTCCAGTGCCAACTGGGCTCAAATGAGCAACCTGTCCACAACAAGTAAGAAGGGTGAGTCATATATGGATAATATAAGGAAACTTTCGTCTCAACTAAAGGAAAcggaaaataaaagaaaactagCTTCCATAAGCAAACCGTTGCCATCTCCAGAAGTGACAATGGCAAGACAGTTCAGAAACTCCACTCCTGTCATACGCAGTGAGAGCAAAGCTGTGGCGGACCCCACACTATTCTTACAGTCTTCGCCTATTCGAATACAAAGCACCGTGGAAGAACccacaagaagaagtgagCCTGTGATATCAACAGCGGTTGACCATACTGAGCAATTGAAAAGGGATGACAACACGAGACCTTCTGGAGATGACTGTCCAAAGGCACACCAAAGAGATAGATCGATAACGTCACCATCAGAATCAAGCTCCTCTAATCCAACAGATTTTAGTCACATCAAAAAGAGACAAAGTATGGAATCCATGACCACATCAGTGAGTTCCATGGCTAATAGCATTGACGACTCGCAAAGGTTTGCCAAGTCCTGGAACTCAACTAATAGGAAGAGGAAATCAATGAGCCATTTGCAAGTGCCCACATACACTTCGAGGTCCGACAGTGAAGAAAGAACGTCTAGTTTCGAAAATAATCGTGACGGACCTGATTACAACATAACAAGAGACGCCAGTGCAAGTACGATTCTTTTCAAACCCCCCGTATCACAGAGAGGGATGTCTAAGGGACATACCCATAGAAAATCCATGATATTGCAAGGCTCAAGTAATCCGATCGAAGATGCATTATACGAAATGGAAAGGATCCAAAGTAGCTCTAAGCCGGGCGGGAAAACAGGAAACGTTATGACCGAAAGAGGCATGGTAAGAGATAACGGCATCACTGTTACATTGCCTATCGTTACTAGTGAAGGCTTCCCAGTTATTGAATATGCCAAGGCCATGTATCCGTTAGTTGGAAACGAGGCACCAGGGCTGGCCAATTTCCACAAAGGCGATTACATATTAATCACTGAGATCGTTAATAAAGACTGGTTTAAGGGTGAGGTCTACAATAATGACCGAATTGAAAGAGATCACAGAGTAGGGTTGATTCCTTACAACTTTATACAACTGCTACATCAGGGACCTTAA